In Candidatus Methylomirabilota bacterium, the following proteins share a genomic window:
- a CDS encoding cytidylate kinase-like family protein has product MSVIAISESLGSLGIEIGRAVAERLGYEFAERDLISKAADRYGADVTRLSHAAEERPTLLERFNAEQHRFAHYVDATVHEMAARDNFVIVGLASTLILANAPHTLRVRITAAEPVRAERLSRQLGLAPVQAVARVHESDRERSGRVRFLYHVHWEDPLLYDFVMNTERADIEECARLLEQMLTHDRFRSTVTSRRDMTDRSLVAQSYAVLLADPVTRERRLTVQSEDAVLSIGGRVEEWSVRKAVQRALGMIPGVREIRFLTPAAIDGEGGGGDAGQNLYGASRRWGGFGPTV; this is encoded by the coding sequence ATGAGCGTGATCGCGATATCCGAGAGCCTGGGCAGTCTGGGGATCGAGATCGGCCGCGCGGTGGCCGAGCGGCTCGGCTACGAGTTCGCCGAGCGCGACCTCATCAGCAAGGCGGCCGATCGGTATGGTGCCGATGTCACGCGCCTGAGCCATGCCGCCGAGGAGCGCCCGACGCTGCTCGAGCGCTTCAACGCCGAGCAGCATCGGTTCGCGCACTACGTCGACGCGACCGTTCACGAGATGGCGGCGCGCGACAACTTCGTGATCGTGGGGCTGGCGTCCACGTTGATCCTGGCGAATGCGCCCCACACGCTTCGCGTGCGCATCACCGCCGCCGAGCCCGTGCGGGCCGAGCGGCTCTCCCGCCAGCTCGGACTCGCTCCCGTTCAGGCCGTGGCCCGGGTGCACGAGTCCGACCGGGAGCGCTCGGGGCGCGTCCGGTTCCTCTATCACGTCCACTGGGAGGATCCGCTGCTCTACGACTTCGTCATGAACACCGAGCGGGCTGACATCGAGGAGTGCGCCCGGCTGCTGGAGCAGATGCTGACGCACGATCGCTTCCGCTCGACGGTCACCTCGCGGCGCGACATGACGGACCGGAGCCTGGTCGCGCAGTCCTACGCGGTGCTCCTGGCCGATCCGGTCACGCGGGAGCGGCGGCTCACCGTGCAGAGCGAGGACGCCGTGCTCAGCATCGGCGGCCGCGTGGAGGAATGGTCGGTGCGGAAGGCGGTGCAGCGGGCGCTCGGGATGATCCCCGGCGTGCGCGAGATTCGCTTCCTGACCCCCGCCGCGATCGACGGCGAGGGCGGCGGCGGGGACGCGGGGCAGAATCTCTACGGCGCCTCGCGGCGCTGGGGAGGCTTCGGCCCGACCGTGTGA